Proteins encoded in a region of the Quercus lobata isolate SW786 chromosome 8, ValleyOak3.0 Primary Assembly, whole genome shotgun sequence genome:
- the LOC115957863 gene encoding zinc finger protein CONSTANS-LIKE 9-like, protein MKKCELCKIQARTYCESDRASLCWNCDAKVHGANFLVARHSRTLLCNTCQSQTPWKASGAKLGHTFSVCETCVRGNHNNEEEEEELEDDDHVHGDESPSPTMSSSSSNEEESATVTVFSSLKLKRMHEKASDLSYPPDDLGRASCPREATCIDSCRPLKDRRIEPGRSAQVHSRSASSLAIIESLKRLHQRDLCEPRK, encoded by the exons ATGAAGAAGTGCGAGCTTTGTAAGATACAGGCTCGGACCTACTGCGAGTCGGACCGGGCAAGCCTGTGCTGGAACTGCGACGCCAAGGTCCACGGCGCCAACTTCCTCGTGGCTCGCCACTCCAGGACCCTTCTCTGCAACACATGCCAGTCCCAGACTCCCTGGAAAGCCTCGGGTGCCAAGCTTGGCCACACCTTTTCCGTCTGCGAAACCTGCGTTCGAGGAAACCATAacaacgaagaagaagaagaagaattagaagACGATGATCACGTTCATGGTGATGAGTCGCCTTCGCCAACAATGTCTTCTTCGAGCAGCAACGAAGAAGAGTCGGCCACGGTGacagttttctcttctttgaaactAAAGCGAATGCATGAGAAAGCTTCAGATCTTTCATACCCGCcg GACGATCTCGGCCGTGCATCATGTCCACGGGAGGCGACTTGTATTGACTCGTGTAGGCCTTTGAAGGACCGGAGAATCGAACCGGGCCGGTCGGCTCAGGTTCATTCCCGTTCGGCATCTTCTTTGGCGATCATTGAGTCGCTCAAGAGATTACATCAGCGAGATTTGTGCGAACCGAGGAAATAA